Below is a window of Cryobacterium sp. PAMC25264 DNA.
GGCCCGCTGCGGCGGCCGGGTCGACGCGCGCAACGGCGCCGGAACAAAGGGCGCACGGCGTGCGCTGACGGCCGGTGTGCTCACCGGAGAAACGCCCGATTCGGGCGCGGAAATACTGAGATGTCTACCCACGATTATTCGACCATAGCCCACTTCTTGTGTAACGGCCAGGTAACGACACGCTGTGGGTCACCGAACGGCGAGCATGACGTCGACGACGCTGTCCAGAACCAGGTCCACCTGAGCCTCGCGGTAGCCCGCACGCTGGGGCCGGAACACTGCCGTGCGCACGTCGTCGACGGTGACGGTCGTCCCGTCCTGGAAGTAGCTGACGAGCTTGGCCGACAGGCTGTCGACATCGGCCCGGTTGTAACCCGTGCTGAAGATGCTCGTTCGTGAGAACCGGTGACCGGACGGCCGGCCGAGCCGGTTGATGAGAACCTGCGCGGTGCTGCGCGCATCCTCGAGCCAGGCCTGCGACCCGGCCACGCTGGTGGCTCGTTCGCGTTCCCGCAGCGCGAACGCGTCTTCGAGGCGCTCGAGCGCGGCGTCCACGTGTTCGGGCGAGTATCCGCCCTTCTGCATGCTGAAAGCGGTGTGGCGGATGTCGGCGCTGGTCAGCTGCTCCGGACCGTCCGCGCCGTCGTACGCCTGGCGGGTCGACTCGAGGAACTCTTCAACCTGCTTGAGGTTGTAGCCGGGGGCTTTCTTGCTGGATCGCGGAAACGTTGTGCTCACCGCCTCATTCTGCCTCACGAGGGGCCGGCTGTCGAAAGCGACCCGGTCACGCGAAAATCAGGTACAGGGCGTAAGCCGCGGCGGCGGACGGAAGGATCGAGTCGAGGCGGTCGAGGAAGCCGCCGTGTCCGGGCAGCCACGAGCTCATGTCCTTGATGCCCAGATCCCGTTTGATGAGCGATTCGGCGAGGTCGCCGAACGTCGCGGTGATCAGGATCACGGTGCCGAAGATCGGGCCGAACCACCAGGGTTCGTCGAGCATGAAGATGGCCAGGAGGATACCCACGACCATGCAGACGATGGCCGCGCCTGCGAAGCCTTCCCAGGTCTTCTTCGGGCTGATGGTGGGCACCATGCGGTGCTTGCCGAAGGACAGGCCGGCGGCGTACGCGGCGGTGTCGGCCGAGATGACCAGGAGCAGGAACGCGAGGGTCCACCACTGGCCGCCCTCCTGGGTGACCAGGAGCACCGCGAAGCTGGCCAGGAAAACGACGTAGACCTGGATCAGGAATCCGCCACCGATATCGCCGAGCACGATCTTGGCTGGCGCCCGGTGCGCCGGAAGCACGAGCATGGCCACCCGCCACAGTGCGATGAATGCGATGCCGCCCAGGGTCGCCAGCCATTGCCCGGCGGCATCCCCGTAGAAGGCGGCGGGCACCACGGCGACCGCAGAGATGAGCACCGGAATGCGCGGGACGTTCCGGCCGCCGTGCCGCAGGGCCTGGGCGAGTTCGAACGAGGTGAAGCCCACGATGACGAAGGCGACGATCATGAAGAGTTCTTTGATGAAGATCAGACTCACCAGCATCGACCCGCCCAGCACGAGCCCGATCAGGGTCGCGAGGATCAGGTTGCGCCCGGTGCGGGCCTCGATGCGCTCATTCGTTGCGTCGAGCTGGGCCTTGGTCGCCTGCACCTGCCGCTCGATGTCGGCCTTCGTGGACTGCACCTGCGCCCGGAACTCGGCCCGGGATGCGCCGCGTCCCCGGTGAGGTGGCTTGGTGGGCCCTGGATCGTCCGTCATCACACTGCCCTCCCCTAGATGGCGAGGAGCTCGGCTTCCTTGCGCTTGAGAGCGTCGTCGATCTGGTCGATGTGCGTCTTGGTGATCTGCTCGAGTTCCTTCTCCGCGCGGGCCACGTCGTCGTCGCCGACCTCGCTCTTGAGAGCGTCGAGGTCGTCCTTGGCCTTGCGGCGGAGGTTCCGCACGGACACCTTGGCGTCCTCACCCTTGGTCTTGACGATCTTGACGTACTCCTTGCGGCGGTCGTTCGTCAGCTCGGGCAGCGAGGCCCGGATGACGATACCGTCGTTGCCGAGGTTGGCACCGAGGTTCGGGGTGTCCCGGATGGCGTTCTCGATGTCGCGCAGGGCGCTCTTGTCGTACGGCGTGATCAGGAGCGTGCGAGCTTCCTGGTTCTGCAGCGACGCGAGCTGTCCCAGCGGGGTCGGGGTGCCGTAGTAGTCGACCAGGATCTTCTGGAACATTTGGGGGTTTGCGCGACCCGTACGCACGGTGGCGAAGTCCTCTTTCGCGGACTCGACGGCCTTGGTCATGCGCTGAGTGGTGTCGGACAGGACATCCGTAATCACGGTGACTCCTTCTTCGGTGGCTTCAATAATCCTAGTTGGAGACGAGGGTTCCCAGTTCGGCGCCCAGGATGGCGGCCGTCACGTTTCCGTGCGGCGCCATTCCGAATACCCGCATGGGCATGCTGTTGTCCATGCACAGGCTGAAGGCCGTCGAGTCGACGACCTTGAGTCCGCGCTGGAGCGCATCCTGGTAGGTGATGCTGTGGATCTTGTGCGCGTCGGGGTTGGTGCGAGGGTCGTCGGAGTAGACCCCGTCGACACCGTTCTTGGCGACCAGCACAACCTCGGCGCCGATCTCCAGGGCACGCTGGGCGGCGACGGTGTCGGTGGAGAAGTAGGGCAGTCCGGCGCCGGCGCCGAAAATGACGACGCGGCCCTTCTCGAGGTGACGCTCCGCGCGGCGCGGGATGTACGGCTCGGCCACCTGGGTCATGGCGATGGCGGACTGGACGCGGGTCTCAGCGCCGGCCTGCTCGAGGAAGTCCTGCAGGGCCAGGGCATTCATGACGGTACCGAGCATGCCCATGTAGTCTGCGCGGCCGCGGTCCATGCCGCGCTGAGAGAGTTCGGCGCCACGGAAGAAGTTGCCGCCGCCGACCACGATCGCGATCTCGACGGTCTGTGCCGCCTCGGCGATCTCGCGGGCCAGGCCGCTGATGACGTCGGGATTGACGCCGAGGCTCCCGGCCCCGAATGCTTCGCCCGATAGCTTGAGGAGGACCCTGCGCTTCTTACCCGTGTCTGACATGCCCGTGAGCGTCCTTCCGTTGTGACCTGCTTCTAAAACTACCGGTACCAGCCCGGTTGGGGGCACACGCCGCCGGTGTGGGGTGTTGCTGTAGGCACAGAAAAGGAGACCGGATTGCCTGGGCGACCCGATCTCCTCCTCGTGGTGCTACGTGGTGCGTGTGCTGGTTACGCGCCGACCTTGAAACGGGCGAAGCCCGAGATGGTCAGGCCCGCGTCAGCGACGACCTTGGCCACGGACAGCTTGTTGTCCTTGGCGTAGTCCTGCTCGAGCAGGGCGACCTGCTTGAAGTAGGCGTTGATGCGTCCTTCGACGATCTTGGGCAGCGCGGCGGCCGGCTTGCCCTCGTTCTCGCTGATCTCGGTGACGATGCGACGCTCGGCCTCGACGGCTTCTGCGGGAACGTCTTCGCGAGCCAGGTACTCCGGGTTCGCGAACGAGATGTGCTGGGCGATGCTGCGAGCGGTCGCGGCATCCTCACCGGCGTAGCCCAGGACCACGCCGACCTGCGGGGGCAGGTCCTTGCTGGTCTTGTGCAGGTAAATCTCGAAGTTCTCACCGGTGACGGCTGCGACGCGGCGAAGTTCGAACTTCTCGCCGATGATCGCGGCTTCGCCGTTGATGAGGTCTCCGACGGTCTGCCCGTCGGCCGGAGCGGCAAG
It encodes the following:
- a CDS encoding DivIVA domain-containing protein codes for the protein MSTTFPRSSKKAPGYNLKQVEEFLESTRQAYDGADGPEQLTSADIRHTAFSMQKGGYSPEHVDAALERLEDAFALRERERATSVAGSQAWLEDARSTAQVLINRLGRPSGHRFSRTSIFSTGYNRADVDSLSAKLVSYFQDGTTVTVDDVRTAVFRPQRAGYREAQVDLVLDSVVDVMLAVR
- a CDS encoding phosphatidate cytidylyltransferase; protein product: MTDDPGPTKPPHRGRGASRAEFRAQVQSTKADIERQVQATKAQLDATNERIEARTGRNLILATLIGLVLGGSMLVSLIFIKELFMIVAFVIVGFTSFELAQALRHGGRNVPRIPVLISAVAVVPAAFYGDAAGQWLATLGGIAFIALWRVAMLVLPAHRAPAKIVLGDIGGGFLIQVYVVFLASFAVLLVTQEGGQWWTLAFLLLVISADTAAYAAGLSFGKHRMVPTISPKKTWEGFAGAAIVCMVVGILLAIFMLDEPWWFGPIFGTVILITATFGDLAESLIKRDLGIKDMSSWLPGHGGFLDRLDSILPSAAAAYALYLIFA
- the frr gene encoding ribosome recycling factor, encoding MITDVLSDTTQRMTKAVESAKEDFATVRTGRANPQMFQKILVDYYGTPTPLGQLASLQNQEARTLLITPYDKSALRDIENAIRDTPNLGANLGNDGIVIRASLPELTNDRRKEYVKIVKTKGEDAKVSVRNLRRKAKDDLDALKSEVGDDDVARAEKELEQITKTHIDQIDDALKRKEAELLAI
- the pyrH gene encoding UMP kinase; this translates as MSDTGKKRRVLLKLSGEAFGAGSLGVNPDVISGLAREIAEAAQTVEIAIVVGGGNFFRGAELSQRGMDRGRADYMGMLGTVMNALALQDFLEQAGAETRVQSAIAMTQVAEPYIPRRAERHLEKGRVVIFGAGAGLPYFSTDTVAAQRALEIGAEVVLVAKNGVDGVYSDDPRTNPDAHKIHSITYQDALQRGLKVVDSTAFSLCMDNSMPMRVFGMAPHGNVTAAILGAELGTLVSN
- the tsf gene encoding translation elongation factor Ts; this translates as MANFNLESVKILRERLGTGMVDTKNALVEADGDIERAVEILRLKGAKGNAKRADRSTSEGLVAAKVIGNTAYLLELACETDFVAKGEKFGALSEKVLDAVSAAGATNVTEALAAPADGQTVGDLINGEAAIIGEKFELRRVAAVTGENFEIYLHKTSKDLPPQVGVVLGYAGEDAATARSIAQHISFANPEYLAREDVPAEAVEAERRIVTEISENEGKPAAALPKIVEGRINAYFKQVALLEQDYAKDNKLSVAKVVADAGLTISGFARFKVGA